Proteins encoded by one window of Coleofasciculus chthonoplastes PCC 7420:
- a CDS encoding class I SAM-dependent methyltransferase: METTISQYKYAYQDNCSGHHHTYLLDPLLNILSQAKKINQQKLRVLDLGCGNGSLTHLIAQQGYEVVGVEESESGMTLARSSFPDCQFIQGSIYDLPYAQLGNSFDSVISCEVIEHLFYPRELVRAAKKYLKPNGVLIITTPYHGYFKNLVLALSGKMDRHFTTLWDGGHIKFFSTKTLTELLKQEGYTNIKFTFSGRCPYLWKSMICSSSPVNS; the protein is encoded by the coding sequence ATGGAAACCACCATTAGCCAATACAAATATGCTTATCAAGATAATTGTTCAGGGCATCATCATACCTATCTGCTCGATCCACTCCTGAACATACTCTCTCAGGCAAAAAAAATTAACCAACAAAAGCTACGTGTATTAGATCTCGGCTGTGGAAATGGCAGTCTGACTCATCTCATTGCCCAACAAGGTTACGAAGTCGTTGGTGTTGAAGAATCTGAGTCTGGTATGACATTGGCTCGTTCTAGTTTCCCAGATTGCCAATTTATCCAGGGGAGTATTTACGATTTACCTTATGCTCAGTTGGGCAATTCATTTGATAGTGTTATTTCCTGCGAAGTTATTGAACATTTATTTTATCCAAGAGAACTGGTTAGAGCAGCTAAGAAATATTTGAAGCCAAATGGTGTTTTAATTATTACCACTCCTTATCACGGCTATTTCAAAAATCTGGTTCTAGCTTTGTCTGGAAAAATGGATAGGCATTTTACCACTCTTTGGGATGGTGGTCATATTAAGTTTTTTTCGACAAAAACTCTAACTGAACTATTAAAACAAGAAGGCTACACAAACATTAAATTCACATTCTCTGGCAGATGCCCATATCTTTGGAAATCCATGATCTGTTCCAGCTCTCCAGTGAATAGTTAA